GTTCCGACTCTCCAGTGTCGGAGACCTGTCCGACCGAACTGCTCCCGTTCCATGGAAGGGTCAAAACCGGCGCAAGTCCGATAGGCGATTACCCTTGTGAACAACCCGTCAGTTTGAGAAATAATATTCTTGGAAGAATTAGAGAGTGTTATGAACCATCACAATTCGTCTCACACtaaaggggaaaaaaacaAGAAATAGCATCCAAGCATGTTCTTTCTAGACAGAAACCGCAAACCTGGAAGGTTTTTCGACTGGAACAGAATACATTTGTAAAAACGGACACCTGGACATGGACATAaaccagaaaaagaaaagggccaTTTCAACATATCACGGAACACTTGACGCCGAAAAATAGCAAACATGGGATGATTAGAAACATGATAAAGAGATCAGACCCCCAAATTTTTATGCAGAACGCTTGTAGATACCAGACACTATACAGTGGTCACGTTCGAAAGGCTCCAGAGtcagctgctccttgggtttgatcttctcctctctcatcttctgcacCTCACGAGCGAAAACAACCTCGGGTTTGGCCGTGCTGTCGATACAGTTGGCCTTGACGGAGACAATGACACCACCCTCGTTCTTCAAGAACATGTGGGCATTCAAGCCGACAATACGGGCCTGATCGGGCTGGGCAACATCGGCGAAGATAACGTCAACCATGGGAACGAGCATACGGTAGCGGAGAGGGTGTCTGGCGTCCTCGACGATGGGAATAACGTTGGTGCGGTGGGTGGCCATGCCAATCAGATCACGGCCAGAACGGTGGGAGAACTCAACAGCGTAGACGTTTCCGGTAGGCCCGACAATATCAGCGACGTGACTGACGGAGGTACCACTGGCAGATCCAAGGTAGAGAACTTTGGAACCAGGCTTCATGTAGATATCATCGAGACCGCCCAGGATACCGGCGGCAAGCTTGGAACGGAAGGGGTTCCACACACGGTACTCGATCTTAGTGACGGCGCCATCTTCACCGGCAGGGGACTCGACAGCAATGCGCTTCTCGCCATAGACAGACTCTCCAGGAGTCAAGTTCTTCGTGACAAGCAAATCCTCCTTACCACCACGGGCAACGAAGACACCGGCGTGACGGTGAGGCTCCTACATACCCCTGTATTAGTATCCAAACCCATCGATCGCTCCCAGCCACAGAAGACACATACAATGATGACCTTGGCACCACCCTTGGCACCCTTAGCACCACCACGACCGCCGCCACGACCACCGCGACCACGAGCAGGGCCACCACGGCCACCGCCGCGAGCACCACCACGGCCACGACCACCGCTTCCAAGTCCGCCTGAAAATGAAAAGAGATGGTATTAGCTTGCCGCTCATCACAGGGGATGCTGTGGACAGGCGACCGCATTGAAGCTTCAGAGTTCTGGCTCCAGTAGAAGCAATATCACTGGAACAGCCAAACAGCTGGTTCAGGGGCCTATGCCTGCCTATTGCCCCAGATGGAGGATATGAGGATGAACAAACCTCTGCCACCGCGACCACCACCTCCACGGGGAGCACCACGACCACCACGGGGAGCGCCGCGGCCACCTCCTCTAGGACCACCGAATGCCATTGTAGTTTATGGTATTATAATTATCGGAAAGATAGAGATGTCGAAATCGTTTTCACAGCCGAAAAAAACTGGCTGAGGATCGAATTGCGGAGCTGCTGTTATAGCGAAGATGAAAAAAAAGTTTCGATGTGTAAAAGGACAGCTAAGCCCGCTGCGACTGGAAAGAACCAAGAGTCGAGATGATAGATTGCCTCTAGGTAGCAGATAGGTGAAAGTTCCGCACCGTGTCTGCTTTCAACGTTCCGTCGAGGCCGTACTACTCGTCGTTGGTTGCGGTCGAGATTTTTCAGACTGAGCCTTTGGATCTTTCGAAAATCAGAACCCGCTAATCTTAAAGCGGCTTAGCGGGACTCTGGCTGATGTGGGAGCAataatcacgtgatattgGTTGATAGCGAGATCACCTGACTTGTATAAGCCCTTGTCCAATTGGATCGTTGCTTGAGCATCCATTAGTACTCAAGGTATGTAACAGGTAGAGAGCTACAGGATTTCGCGTTAATGTATTACGGAGGCACTCAAGAGGCGTATTATTTCGCAGGTTCATTCTGACAAGTGAGAAAGAATTCTAGCCAGGGAACATACGAGTATGTACATGATTCAGCAGCCAAAAAAAGCAGAGATCCCCCCGCCTCATTTTCCAAAGAAATAGTAATTTGCTGCATATTGCACAGTGATGACTGAGGGCTGGTTCTCGCAGGTCTTCGGCGGTGATCCCCCGGCAGTGTCTACTCGATAGACACTCTCGTAGTCTCCAACTGTGCCCTCTGTACTCGTCAGGTAGAGCCATGCAACCGCACCATTGGCACCTTGGACTGCAGAAGGCGGTGCAGCCAGGTCGGCTTTCTTCTTTGTATAAACTATACCGTACTGCTGTTGCGGAGTTGTGTCGAGATTGAAAACGGGGACCGAACCCTCGAAGAAATGATgaccaagaagattgaggtTGGCATAAGGTAGAGTCGCCCATGAGTTGGTGGGTAGCTGCAGCTTATAGACAATGTTAGGGAGCATGTCTATCATGTCGGAATAGCCTGCTGCAATGCATGTTGCGTTGTAAAGACTTGCGACGGCACCTATGGCCACCGGTTTCGAGTGTGTGGTTGAGGTTGCGCAACTGTAATTCTGCGTGGGATCAGCTACATTAGCCATGCGACGAATGTGTGATCTGGATGTGCAGTTGTTGCTAACCTGTGTTCCGCGGCCAACAGCGACATATAGTGGCTTCTGATTGCCGGGCGAGGGCAATCCGGATGCAAAGGCCGGTAGACTTATCTTGGAAGGATCGCACGTTGTTGTTGCAGTCAAGACATCCTTTGAATCATCGATATACTTGCTCACTTTGCTGTAGAACTCTGCCAGTTCGTCGGAGTAGTCGTAAATGTTGTCGAAGAAAGCCGGAGCCGCGTAGGCCGTTCCCATCAGCCAGGTGAAAAGCACGATGAAGGGCTGCATCTTGGTGCTTTATATTGGTGTATTGCTCAAAAAAAAGCCTAGTCCAGCTAGGTACTATGTCCAGGTATAACATGCAGCTGATTACTGCGTATgtgagaaagaaaagaggcGAAGAGTGGAGATTATTGAGTTGTAGTAGGAAGAATCAAGTACGAATATGCAACAAAGAAGACCTGGGTATCCAGACTGACACTCAAGACAACATTGTAAACAAAGAGGACCTGCCGAGGAGAAAACACACTGGCAAGATTGAACAGCAAAGAATACGACCGGGAGTAAGAACATCCCTACTCAATAGCCAGGATGAATATCCTATATAGTCACCACGCTTGCATGGCTGTATGCCTGTTGAGGGTTGCACGGATCCTCTGTCTGCATGTCACTGAAGAAATTATAGTAATATGTAATTTAGGCTTGAAACCCGACTTGTCAGATCTATTAACAGCCTCGAGTCAGCTTGTCGCTGAAGCCGCCTGCTATGGCCATGCGCCATGAAGCTCGCTCATTGGGGCCCGTATGCGCTGGTGGAATCCCTCAGCTTTGACGGTATTCTAGTTGAGACATGGAATGGTCCCTGGGCGGTTTGCGCTGCTGAAGAGACGCCCCCCTCGGGCGCAGATTGGTGCATTTGGCTCGGCAGTTGTCTTGATTTCGAAGCGGTCGGAGCTTACATGCGTTTTATGAGATCTAGCAGGGTTATGCTCGCGCTAATTGGCATTGAAATTCCCGGCCTCCTTTGGAGTCTAATAATATCTCCTGTTTTACATTGCCGGCGCTTAGCCGTCATGCCAACCTGGGTTAGTGTGCAGAATGGCAGATTGCCATTGCCCACGAGACTTGTCTTGACTCGTGTCAGTCGACCTAAGCTCTTGATGATACCTGGGTATTTCCTCGGCCTTTGCTAATAATGTGTTTGAACAATGGTCACATTGTCGAGTGCGTATGTTGACGCTGATGTTACCGCTAGCTTGGACTGCTGCCAAAACCCGGTAAATATATCAAGCACTGGGTAAACACTAAACAGACATCCCAGGTGATCAATGCCTTGACGAATGTAACACTGACCGCGGTGATTAGTACTACGTGATTATCATCAAGTTCCTCAGTTCCTAATGCTGGGATAAGTAAGTATACTCATTACCTCCTTGACGTTGTCACTCAAAAGGAAGACTTCGGCACGTAAGCCTTTGTTGTTTTGAATCATGAAACCTAAAGAAGGATGCTATCTTCATAGTTGCCCGGGTGGTCTAGTGGTATGATTCTCGCTTAGGGAAAAACCCAAGCATATCTGCGAGAGGTCCCGCGTTCGATCCGCGGCTCGGGCCAACAACATCTCTTTTTGGCACATATTTTTGTTCcatcctttttctttggcgACTGCCGAGAGTACCAGATATTTTGATCACTTCCACTCTAGCACACCTTAATCAAGGCCCAAAGTCCGGGATGCTTGGTAAGGAGAAACTAAGCCTGCTAAGATGCGCATGGACCCACACCACCACTTGCTAAGACATCTCCTAAGAGATATGTACTCATGGCTGGCAGCAAGGGGTATGGTGCCCCGGGTCATTATGAGGCACTAGTAGCATGGGATCCAGGTCCTGAAGACTGTCCAAGCCGTTGACTGCTTCAATTGGGAATGGAGATTAAATAGATTAGAAGGTAGTATTCAGCTGACGAACTAGATATCTCCGACCTTTGTAAACGCCGACCGTCAAAAATAGACAAGAGAAGAAGTCAGATGGCTACTAAGCTGCATGGTTGAAACCCTCCTGCTGCCA
The DNA window shown above is from Aspergillus fumigatus Af293 chromosome 1, whole genome shotgun sequence and carries:
- a CDS encoding rRNA 2'-O-methyltransferase fibrillarin family protein, translating into MAFGGPRGGGRGAPRGGRGAPRGGGGRGGRGGLGSGGRGRGGARGGGRGGPARGRGGRGGGRGGAKGAKGGAKVIIEPHRHAGVFVARGGKEDLLVTKNLTPGESVYGEKRIAVESPAGEDGAVTKIEYRVWNPFRSKLAAGILGGLDDIYMKPGSKVLYLGSASGTSVSHVADIVGPTGNVYAVEFSHRSGRDLIGMATHRTNVIPIVEDARHPLRYRMLVPMVDVIFADVAQPDQARIVGLNAHMFLKNEGGVIVSVKANCIDSTAKPEVVFAREVQKMREEKIKPKEQLTLEPFERDHCIVSGIYKRSA